The genomic segment GCTGGCAGTGGCTGGGTTCCCATAGGAGCATGCTGCTGAGGGAGGGAGACAGTGGATGCTATCTAGGAGGGTCACAGAGACATGACCCAGCACTAGCCCAGTGACCTGGTGTAGGACTTAGCTCCTGAGCTTCCCTCGTCCCTAGGAGGGGAAGGAAAACACCTGTTTTCATTGCTGGTATCCTAGCTGCAAGAGCTGAGGGGAGTGGTGGCCAGAGTCCAGGGAAGGCAAGAGCTGAATGGGAGAAAGGTGGTGCCAATAGGGCTGCAGGCAGGAGAGGCACAGGCCTGGGGGACCAGGGTAGACAGGAGACAAGGTCAGTGGTGGGGGCTGCGGCTCAGTGTGTGGCACACCCCAGCAGCCTCAGCCCAGTGGTGAGCAGCTGGGTGGGGGGCTCTGTAGGCCTCTGGAGTCTGGGAAGAGATCCCCATGCCATGCTTTCCTGACCACTGAGGCTTAGGGTCCAGGTCCACTCTTCGGTACCACTGGGGTCTGGCTGGGAGAGCCCCACCTGCTGATGAGGGTGTCTCTCTATAGTGCTGGCTAGGTTGGGACAGGTCTGCAGAGATACCACGAAAGGGACACTTGCTGGCTTGTAAGTGTCTTTAATGGTTTCAGTTTGTGGCCCTTCCCCCAACCCTGGTGACTCTGTCCCAGCAAGCAGTCAGTAGAGGTCCCCTGAGTTCGGCGGGGACCTGGAGACGTCGGGCCTATGAGGGAAGGGCCACTCTCCCCTTGTAACCTGTGGGGGTGGAGCTGGGTCATTCCTGTAGGTTCTGCCGtgcccccacctcccctgcctGAGCCGCCTCTGGTACCTCTGGTGGCTGCTAGGTGGAAGCTGTGGCAAGGGGATCCCAAGTGCAGGGCCTCTGGGTGCTACACATCTCACAGCCAGGGCGGCTTGGGGCATTGATGAAGGTGCAGGAAGGGCAGGGCCAGCTGGGCTGGGGAAAGAGAGACAGTTGTTGCTTCCCTGCTCTTTCCAATGCCCATGGCTGTCCTGACCCACCCTGCCCAGTCCCGTGCCCACCTGGAGAGGACTGGGCAGGCTGGAGGCAGCTGGCTGGGGGCCTGGGGGTAGCCCCAATGATGGGGGAAACAAGCGTCCAAGTTCCCCGTCCATCTTCTGGGGGCGCTGAGGGCTAGGTCCTGTGGCTGAGGGGGTGGAGCTCAGGACTGGCGGGCTGCACCCCACctcccacaccccacccccatcgAGGACTGACCTGGGGCTTCTCGAGGAGCTGACAGCAAGTAGAGGAAAGCAGGGTCCCCATCCTGCCGAACTCCATAGGAGGCAAGGCTGCGCTCAGGCACACACAGGCACCGCCCAATGACCCAGCGTTGCACAGCTGGTGGGAAACCGAGCTCTGAGAACACCTGCGGCCAGAGCAATCAGGGCAGATGATGTCACCTAGGCTCCCCTGCCCCCGGCAGAGCTCCCTAGACCCTGTGCCCACCTGCTCCTGGAGAGCTGCAACGGTGCAGTGGGGGTGGACCTGCAGGGCAACGTGCGCAGAGGACGCGGTGGATGCGGCAGAGGCAGCGTCTTCAAGTGTGACCTGCAGCCTGTGCCAGAATGTGGGTTGAGGGATGGATGGAGGACCTGGGAGGGTCACAAGGACAAGGTGAGGAAGAAGCCCCAGGCCTCACCTGATGGGGCCAGGTGGGAAGCAGGCCTCCTGAAGCTGAACGCTGAGGGCCACACGATGCTGGGCCAGGATGGCTGCCGCTTGGGCTGCCCCCTTCTCGTCTCCACCTGCAATGGCCCGGGCCAGATTCCCTGCCAGCTCTTCTGTAGGGCAAGGAAAAGACAGCTGTCACCACTGGGGACTGTCTGCTATCCCCCAACACCCCCCTCCACACCTGTACCTCTCTCCATCAAGTTTCCAGGGCTCCTAGGAAGATCTGCCTCAGGTGTGGGGACTTCCGGGGGACTGGGGAGGGAGACGGGGCATGCTTCTGGGCCCAGGGCTGGTggtgagctgctgctgctgctgcctacAGGTAAGATATGGGTGGGCTATGCTGTGGCCTCTGTCCAGGCCTCTGGGCCCTTGGTTTTCCAGGACCTTTGCCTTCTCCCTCACCTCAGCCCATGCCAGGGTCCTGCCTCAGGCCACACTTCAAGCCACACCTTCTCCCAGCCTTAGCTCTGGCAAGCCCCTCAGAGGCCCCTGCCAGACTTCTGTTAGTGCTGGAGCTGCACTTAGTTCATTTTTGGGAATTAGAGCCCTTTCAAACCCTTTGGTGCCTGGCCAGGCCCTTTCTTGGCCCTTTCTGCCAGCCAGGGATGCCTCACAGCAGAACCAAAGCAGGCCCTCAGTGGCCCTGCAGTCTGGGTGGCTTCTTGGAGCTCTTGGAGACCTCCCCTCTCCGGACTCCCTGACCCACACTTGGGCTGCCAGCACTCCAGACAAGCCACTGCCCTGGGCGTCTTCAGAGCTGGGCACCCTGCTGACTCCCCTTCTTACCCCCACCCCCGTGTGAGGCCCAGCCCACTGCAATGGGGGGTCCCCACCCAGTGCTAACACAGCTCCTGTGATGATCCCAGGCCCACTGTATTCATACTGTCTCCCTACTAGGATAAGCAGGGCCTTCCATGCACCCAGCGCTGTTCGGTCCTGGCACCCAGTGAGCCTCGAGGATCACCTGCACATGCTCACCTCAGGGTTTGTTTGCTGCTTCCTTGGTCACATGGTTCATGCCATGACCTTCACATTTCATTCCAGTGTTGCCTCAATGAGGCCTTCCCCTGCCaccgtttttttttgtttttgtttttattttgagacggagtttcacttgtggcccaggctggagtgcaatggtgtgatctcggctcaccgcaacctctgcctcctgggttcaggcgattctcctgcctcaccctcccgggtagctgggattacaggcatgcaccaccacacccggctaattttgtatttttagtagagacaggatttctccatgttggtcagactggtctttaactcccgacctccagtgatctacctgcctaggcttcccaaagtgccggaattacaggcatgagccactgtgcccctgCCACCGTTTTaaaaagcaatcctcccagctccaCCATTCCCAGTCCCACACCATCTAatagactttctttttaaaaaaactctacggtaattttattattattatttttttggagacaggatctcgctctgtcacccaggctggagtgcagtggcacgatcacagtttactgcagcctagaacccctgggctcaagtgatcctcccatctcaacctctcaaatagctgggattacaggcagacaccactacactcagctaatttttttttttttttttttttttttttggtgagacggagtctagctctcgcccaggctggagtgcagtggtgagatctcggctcactgcaagctccacctcccaggttcacgccattcttctgcctcagcctcccaagtaactgggactacaggtccccgccaccaccatacctggctaattttttttttttttttttttgtatttttagtagagatggggtttcaccgtgttagccaggatggtcttgatctcctgacctcatgatctgcccacactggcctcccaaagtgctgtgattataggcgtgagccaccgcgcccggcccactcagctatatttttaaatgtttggtatgtTGCCCAGCCCTGTACTTATTTTATATGTCTGTCTCCTCCCCTCTAAAAATGCAAGCTCCAATAGGATAGGGATTGGAAGTTTTGTTCATGCCAGAGGAGTACCTGGGACAGAGCAGCTGCTGAATACATATGCTTGGTGAATGACTAAAGAGAGCCTAGCTCCTTTCTAAACACTGAGTTGCTTGAGCCTCTCTTACATCCCTGTCTGGCTGTCTTCCGACCCCTCTGGCAGCTCTGCTTATCTGTTTGTGGGCTGCCCTCTGGGAGCCCCATACTACCCAGTCCTTCATGTTTCTCAGTCTCAACAGCTAACTCTTCCATTTAAGCAACcatgggcagtggctcacgcccataaccTCAGCTActtaggctgaagcaggaggatcacctgagcccaggagttcaaggctccagtgagctccAGTgagttcaaggctccagtgagttcaaggctccagtgagttaggatcacactactgcactccattctgggtgataGAGGGAAGCTTTGTCTGCAGAAAACCTCCCAAGCAACCATGAAACTCAGCtaattccatctttttttttttttttttttttggagacagagtctccctctgtcaccaggctggagtgcagcagcacgatctcagctcactgcaacctttgcctccaggttcaagtgattctcctgcctcagcctccccaattagctgggactacaggtgcacgccaccatgcctggctaatttttgtatttttagtagagacagagtttggtttcaccatgctgaccaggctggtctcgaactcctgacctcaggtgaaccacccacttcggcctcccaaagtgctgggattacaggcgtgagccaccccacccggccacTAATTCCATCTTCTAAGCATCTCTGGAAACACCCTTCTCCCCAACCCTATCTGCACAACCCTTGCCACTGCAGAACTCTCAGTCTTAGGCAGCAGGTATCTGAGTCTGTCACTCTCCCACTCCTGTCACCCTCCTGCTGCTCTTGGGATGATGTCTTCTCACACAGGTCCTGACCCTGCCTGCTCCGCCTCTTCATGCTTGCCTCTCATGTTTCCTGAGGGTTAAGGAAGTGCAGGCTGAGGTTCCAGGGCTTCCTGGTGGAGGCTGCAGCTCGTACTGGCTGGGCCCTCAGATGGTGCAGGAGACTGACTCCAGGAGCCACTCCAAGTACTCCAAGTTGGAAGGTGGATCCAATTTCCCCAACCAGGACTGGGGGGCCAAGGCTATTCCAAATGAGTATCCATTACAGGGCACTGACCATTCTGTCCTTCCACGGTGGCACCTCGGACTAGGACTGCCCACCGCTGAGCTTCCTGAGGGTTGAGGAAGTGCAAGCTGAGGGTTCCAGGTCCTCCTGGCGGAGGCTGCAGCTCGTGCTGGGTGGGGCCTCGGATGGTGTAGGAGACTGACTCCAGGGGCCACTCCAAATTGACCTGAGAAGGGGGAGAGTCCAGGCTCAGGGCGTTCCCCCGCCCTACATCGCACGATGAGCAAAGAAACACAAGATAACATTTATAGGCCATTTCAAGGTCCTAAGTCCTGTACGCCTATCATCAAATCTTCACAATAGTCCTGTAAAGTAGGTCCCAGCATCACCCCCATTTCACGGACAAGAAAAGACAAGCAAAGAAACGTAACTGCTTAAGGGCACCCAGATGGCAAGCGGAGGGGCCTGGCTTTGGGCTCCGTGCCCTGCCCGGGCCAAGAGGACTGACTCCGCGCCCTCCGCCCCCACTCACCGCCCCGGGTCCCGCGTCCAGCAGCTCCAGCCGGAAGCGCCCAGGCCGCTCAGGGTCCGCGCTCAGCTGAAGTCTCCGCAGCTGTGCCTCGGCGTCTGGCCTGGCGCCCAGCAGCCTCACAGCGGCGTGCACAGTCAAGAGCACTGCGGCCGAGCCCAAGTCCGAGGCCGCCGCCGCCCCGCCCGCTGGTGGCGCCATCTCCGGTCCGGCCGGGTCCCGGGCCTCCGAGCGCGCTTCCGTGGGATCTGGCCGCTAAGCGTCTCCGCCCGTCGGAAACCCAGGCCGCAAGCCTAGGGTTCCGGGCGCGCACAGAGCGTCGGCCTTGGGACGGCGCCGAGTTGTGCACCCTGGCCAAGCCTGCCCCGCTGGCTTTGCCCAGAAATGGACACGGCCCACGGGCTGGGCGAGGTTGGCGGCGTGTACGAGGCTGGGGCAGGGCGGCGGAGGCGCTCACGTTTGAGCTGGTCTTTGGGGGCAAAGGGTAAGGGGCCGAAGCACCGGCCACAACTGAAGGCGGACGCTGCCTCTTTGCCCCAGGGGCTCGGCAGGTGGAGATGCAGACGGCCAGCGACTATCCCAGCGCCTGGCGGCAGCTGGACATCGCTTCCGGGACCTCCAATGGGCTGCCACCTTCGATCTCAGACCTCAGCCCCCGCCACGCCCACACGACGCACTAGGTTGGCCCGTGCCTCTCTGGTTAAGGGGTCGACCCCCTCAGGGGCGGAGCGAGAGAGGCCATGGCCAATGAGCGCTGGGGATGGGCGGGTTAGTACGGCGAGAGGAGTGACAGACAGACTCCACAACCAGTAGACATAGAAAGCAGAACTGAGTGGCGGGTAAGGCACCCGATTGCTATTCGAGCTCTCGATCCCGGCGACTGGAGCGGGCCATTCAGAGGCGCGGGGCCGGGCCTGGCGGACGCTTGTTGTTGTCCGGTTGGGGGAGGCGGAGGTCGCTAGCTCGCTTGGCTCGCTGACTCGCCGGGGCGCTCTGTGGCGGTCGGCGGCAGGTCGGTCGCGAGAGCGGGCTCTGTGCAGGGGGGCGAGGCTATGTCGCGGTGGCAGCCCGGATGGGCCGGCAGGGCCAGGAGTAACGGGACGTCGCCGCGGAGCTTCTTCCCCCGGATACAGTGCGGCCCGAGCGGAGGCCGCGGCGCCGCCCTCCGATCTTGAGGAGCCCGCGCTGCGCGGAGCCCGCTCCCGCCTGCGCACCGGCACCAACGCGGAGCGACCCACCCGAGCCAGACCCGACCCGGCGAGGCCAGATCTAACCCAGCCAGGCAGGTGGGTGTCTGCCCTGCGCCCCGCGCCGTCTCGGGCCTCCGGAACCACAGCCCCCAGCAGGCCTCGCGCGGCGCGCTGCCTCCTGGGATTTGTAGTTCCACCGCGGCTCGGCGGGTGCCCTACCCGGCCCCGGCGGGCGCTGCCTGGCGACTCTGCAGCGCCCCAGCGAGGTCGAGGGACCGCCCTCCTAGGCGTCTGGAGAAGCTAGGCGCTTTTTCCGGGTAAAGTGGAGGAACCTCTAGCTTTCCTCTCCCCGGGCCAGAAAGCAGCCAGAACGAAAGAGCGCCCGCCCAGGTGACCGCAGGGCCCGGAGCCGCAGGTGTCCTGGTTCCTAGCTGGGATGCAGCCTCTTACCCTGGCTGAGGAGCCCAGCCAGCCTGAGGGAGACTGCAGAAGTCATGTCCCGTTGCGGACTCAAGAGTTACCCCCATGGTGGCTGGAGCTGTTCTttcggggtgggggtgggggtggggatggggaatgGCAATGGCAATGCTGAGCGACAAACTCAACCAGCAGCCCCAGGGTGAGCAGGGTCCCCGGTGGTCCTAGCCTAGTCCCAGAACTCGGGTGTTCTGCAGGGTGTGTGGCTGACCTGGAGCCTGGACTTGCCACCCTCAGGTAAAACAAGATCTCGTCACCTCTCCTGGCGGGGCAGACAGGGGAGTTCCTGATGTGCAGCCTGGACAGAGGCCAGACTCAGCTTGTTCCCAGCGGCTCCACTTAGTGGGTAGGAGGGCTGAAGGCAGGGCCCCAAGGGGCCAGATAGATACCCATGGTCTGGCCTGTCACTCCCCAGGCAACACTAGCTTCTCTGGAGCACGAAGCCCCCTTCTCAAGGACATGAAGCTGTTGGAGAACTCGAGCTTTGAAGCCATCAACTCACAGCTGACTGTGGAGACTGGAGACGCCCACATCATCGGCAGGTGAGGCAGGACGGGGGGGGGGCGCGCGGGGCTGGCATCTCGGAGGTCACACTGCCCCGCCCTTCAATGGAACCTGGGGGAAGCATGCTTCATGGTCCTCTCTGCATCCTATAGGATTGAGAGCTACTCATGTAAGATGGCAGGAGATGACAAACAcatgttcaagcagttctgccagGAGGGCCAGCCCCACGTGCTGGAGGCACTCTCTCCACCCCAGACTTCAGGCCTCAGCCCCAGTAGGTGAGCCATAGTGggggctgcctggggctgggggttgAGGGGAGGTGATGGGCCCAGTTGATGCTTCTCTCTGTGCAGACTCAGCAAAAGCCAAGGCGGCGAGGACGAGGGCCCCCTCAGTGACAAGTGCAGCCGCAAGACCCTCTTCTACCTGATTGCCACGCTCAATGAGTCCTTCAGGCCTGACTATGACTTCAGCACAGCCCGCAGCCATGAGTTCAGCCGGGAGCCCAGCCTTAGCTGGGTGAGGGTCAGGTGGAGGGAAGGGACACACAGCCACCCCACTGTTCTTCCCCACTTTCGGTAGCCCTGGGCTCCTGTCAGCCTGATTGTGACTTGCTCTAGGTGGTGAATGCAGTCAACTGCAGTCTGTTCTCAGCTGTGCGGGAGGACTTCAAGGCCCTGAAACCGCAGCTGTGGAACGCGGTGGATGAGGAGATCTGCCTGGCTGAATGTGACATCTACAGGTGGGCCGGCATCCCTGCAGGTGGGCCCCCATCCCTGCAGGTGAGCCAGCATCCCTGCAGGTGGGCCCCCATCCCTTACACCACCTGTTACCCTATACTCCCCAGCTATAACCCAGACTTGGACTCAGACCCCTTCGGGGAGGATGGTAGCCTCTGGTCCTTCAACTACTTCTTCTACAATAAGCGGCTCAAGCGAATTGTTTTCTTCAGCTGCCGTTCCATCAGGTGGGCACCATCtgcctcctcccccacctccctgttGGGCCGATACAACTTCCCCAGCTGTGCCATCTCCACCCAGCTTTGTCCTCCCTGAACATCCTTCCTGAGGCCAGCAGCAGGCCTGGGTAGGGGGTCCTAAAACTGGTTTTCCTGCCTCCCCTCAGTGGCTCCACCTACACGCCCTCAGAGGCAGG from the Papio anubis isolate 15944 chromosome 8, Panubis1.0, whole genome shotgun sequence genome contains:
- the SHARPIN gene encoding sharpin isoform X1; the encoded protein is MAPPAGGAAAASDLGSAAVLLTVHAAVRLLGARPDAEAQLRRLQLSADPERPGRFRLELLDAGPGAVNLEWPLESVSYTIRGPTQHELQPPPGGPGTLSLHFLNPQEAQRWAVLVRGATVEGQNGSSSSSSPPALGPEACPVSLPSPPEVPTPEADLPRSPGNLMEREELAGNLARAIAGGDEKGAAQAAAILAQHRVALSVQLQEACFPPGPIRLQVTLEDAASAASTASSAHVALQVHPHCTVAALQEQVFSELGFPPAVQRWVIGRCLCVPERSLASYGVRQDGDPAFLYLLSAPREAPATGPSPQRPQKMDGELGRLFPPSLGLPPGPQPAASSLPSPLQPSWPCPSCTFINAPSRPGCEMCSTQRPCTWDPLATAST
- the SHARPIN gene encoding sharpin isoform X3, coding for MAPPAGGAAAASDLGSAAVLLTVHAAVRLLGARPDAEAQLRRLQLSADPERPGRFRLELLDAGPGAVNLEWPLESVSYTIRGPTQHELQPPPGGPGTLSLHFLNPQEAQRWAVLVRGATVEGQNGSSSSSSPPALGPEACPVSLPSPPEVPTPEADLPRSPGNLMEREELAGNLARAIAGGDEKGAAQAAAILAQHRVALSVQLQEACFPPGPIRLQVTLEDAASAASTASSAHVALQVHPHCTVAALQEQVFSELGFPPAVQRWVIGRCLCVPERSLASYGVRQDGDPAFLYLLSAPREAPGPSPQRPQKMDGELGRLFPPSLGLPPGPQPAASSLPSPLQPSWPCPSCTFINAPSRPGCEMCSTQRPCTWDPLATAST
- the SHARPIN gene encoding sharpin isoform X2, producing the protein MAPPAGGAAAASDLGSAAVLLTVHAAVRLLGARPDAEAQLRRLQLSADPERPGRFRLELLDAGPGAVNLEWPLESVSYTIRGPTQHELQPPPGGPGTLSLHFLNPQEAQRWAVLVRGATVEGQNGSSSSSSPPALGPEACPVSLPSPPEVPTPEADLPRSPGNLMERELAGNLARAIAGGDEKGAAQAAAILAQHRVALSVQLQEACFPPGPIRLQVTLEDAASAASTASSAHVALQVHPHCTVAALQEQVFSELGFPPAVQRWVIGRCLCVPERSLASYGVRQDGDPAFLYLLSAPREAPATGPSPQRPQKMDGELGRLFPPSLGLPPGPQPAASSLPSPLQPSWPCPSCTFINAPSRPGCEMCSTQRPCTWDPLATAST
- the SHARPIN gene encoding sharpin isoform X4, with product MAPPAGGAAAASDLGSAAVLLTVHAAVRLLGARPDAEAQLRRLQLSADPERPGRFRLELLDAGPGAVNLEWPLESVSYTIRGPTQHELQPPPGGPGTLSLHFLNPQEAQRWAVLVRGATVEGQNGSSSSSSPPALGPEACPVSLPSPPEVPTPEADLPRSPGNLMEREELAGNLARAIAGGDEKGAAQAAAILAQHRVALSVQLQEACFPPGPIRLQVTLEDAASAASTASSAHVALQVHPHCTVAALQEQVFSELGFPPAVQRWVIGRCLCVPERSLASYGVRQDGDPAFLYLLSAPREAPAQLALPFLHLHQCPKPPWL
- the MAF1 gene encoding repressor of RNA polymerase III transcription MAF1 homolog isoform X4; the encoded protein is MKLLENSSFEAINSQLTVETGDAHIIGRIESYSCKMAGDDKHMFKQFCQEGQPHVLEALSPPQTSGLSPSRLSKSQGGEDEGPLSDKCSRKTLFYLIATLNESFRPDYDFSTARSHEFSREPSLSWVVNAVNCSLFSAVREDFKALKPQLWNAVDEEICLAECDIYSYNPDLDSDPFGEDGSLWSFNYFFYNKRLKRIVFFSCRSISGSTYTPSEAGNELDMELGEEELEEESRRGGSEGGAEETNTMEEDRVPVICI
- the MAF1 gene encoding repressor of RNA polymerase III transcription MAF1 homolog isoform X2, giving the protein MKLLENSSFEAINSQLTVETGDAHIIGRIESYSCKMAGDDKHMFKQFCQEGQPHVLEALSPPQTSGLSPSRLSKSQGGEDEGPLSDKCSRKTLFYLIATLNESFRPDYDFSTARSHEFSREPSLSWVVNAVNCSLFSAVREDFKALKPQLWNAVDEEICLAECDIYRWAGIPAGGPPSLQVSQHPCRWAPIPYTTCYPILPSYNPDLDSDPFGEDGSLWSFNYFFYNKRLKRIVFFSCRSISGSTYTPSEAGNELDMELGEEELEEESRRGGSEGGAEETNTMEEDRVPVICI
- the MAF1 gene encoding repressor of RNA polymerase III transcription MAF1 homolog isoform X1 — its product is MKLLENSSFEAINSQLTVETGDAHIIGRIESYSCKMAGDDKHMFKQFCQEGQPHVLEALSPPQTSGLSPSRLSKSQGGEDEGPLSDKCSRKTLFYLIATLNESFRPDYDFSTARSHEFSREPSLSWVVNAVNCSLFSAVREDFKALKPQLWNAVDEEICLAECDIYRWAGIPAGGPPSLQVSQHPCRWAPIPYTTCYPILPSYNPDLDSDPFGEDGSLWSFNYFFYNKRLKRIVFFSCRSISGSTYTPSEAGNELDMELGEEELEEESRRGGSEGGAEETNTMEEDRPTVCQPPPRVPVICI
- the MAF1 gene encoding repressor of RNA polymerase III transcription MAF1 homolog isoform X3, yielding MKLLENSSFEAINSQLTVETGDAHIIGRIESYSCKMAGDDKHMFKQFCQEGQPHVLEALSPPQTSGLSPSRLSKSQGGEDEGPLSDKCSRKTLFYLIATLNESFRPDYDFSTARSHEFSREPSLSWVVNAVNCSLFSAVREDFKALKPQLWNAVDEEICLAECDIYSYNPDLDSDPFGEDGSLWSFNYFFYNKRLKRIVFFSCRSISGSTYTPSEAGNELDMELGEEELEEESRRGGSEGGAEETNTMEEDRPTVCQPPPRVPVICI